A region of the Larus michahellis chromosome 4, bLarMic1.1, whole genome shotgun sequence genome:
AACCTACAATTCTGTTTTTGTGTAAGAGTTTGTACTAGGTCTTGCCAATAAATATTGTTACGGGATAATATGATAACATTCTGTGTCTTTTGAAACCTAGGAATACAAGAATCATATCATTATATCATCCATTTTATATGATATTATGATCTggagattccttttttttttttttaatgacagataATAATACCAACTTTTCTGAATAAAACCAGCTGTTTGTCATCACTATCCTAAACAAGGAGTTGTTACTTAGAGTTACAATGCAGCCTTTTTTGCTCATTCGTCCCAGGAAAGAAGCAATTTGTATTTGATGTATGTATTGTatgagatgtattttatttttttgcccaaCTTAGCAGCTCAGCCTACTCATCAGAGAGTGCATCCTTGAGCTCAATAGGTTTCACACCTTTTCTGTTGTGTCCAGTTATTGGTTTACCAGCAGGGTAAAGAAGTGTTTAGGACTCCTTCACAATGGCACAACAAACAGGCTACTACTTTGTCCAGAGAAAATATACATGCTAATAGTTtactttaaatatatatttgaattATCTCAGGCCCTTAGTACTAACCATAAGGGGTTTCAAATGCAAAGTTGACTCAGTAAACATTGGGTTGGTAGTTTCAGTGGTGAGAATTATTTTGCTTGGGCAGATGCAAATCAGTTAGAAAATGATGCCGAAGACGTCCAGAATTATGTTTCCTAGATACGCAGCAAGTTAATAGATCTCTTGAAAGTCTCTTTTAATagtgaaattaaaatatgaatgtaACACACAGTTCTTTGTTACTATTTCACAGCACACACTTGCCACAAAATTGCTTATAATTTGTTGTATTCGGATGTAAGAATGTAGAAGTTACAGATGTATTTAATTGTCTGCTTTCTGAGACAGAATTCCTCAAACATTTgccataaaaataactttttccttcctgttgtTTCTTCCCAAGTATAGAtaatgttttcaaacattttgtaGACACTTCTAGAGGGGCTGAAGAGGCTTTTAAAAGCTCAGAGTTAtggtgtgttttttaaaaagcaaaagtaatgCAAACTCAGAAGTACCCAGATTTCCTCTTCACCTAATGCTATAATAAAGTTACCATTCTTCTAGAATCAGCTCTAAGCTCAGTTTTACAATCATTGTCACAATTTTGAGACTCCACAGAGTTTTTACTAGCAGTACTTTGAGCTGTTTGCCAGCATTCAGCTTGGTGGTTTTGCAATTTTATGATGTGACTTTATGTAGAATACATGCAGAAAGGGAGATGTATTTCTTTTGCCACTAACAAGTGTTTCAGAATTTCAACAAACTCTTCTTAGCATTAAGCCGAGAACTTATTTAATTTGTTATTGAATTGTTTTATACTTACTCCCATGTAATCAGACCatgtttagtttgttttcaaCTTTAAAAGCTGGGTCCATACAATTTTGGTAGTAGCCGTTATTATTTTCACAGTGCCCAGAGTAATCAGGTGGTATTAGAACCCTGCTATGTTGGATATTCATTGACAAACAGTTTGGCCTAAATCAGACCTATTCCTAAGCACACTAAAATGGAATTGACAGTTCCTCCCCCCAACCAGAGATGCTGTACAAAGTCTTGCATGCTCAAACCTATAGCAGACTTGTACATTCAAGGACAGTCCTATCTTCTCAGTAAATTTCACACCAGAAAGCGTGAAAGGTTAAGAAGGTATTCACTAACCTTTAAGATGCAAGTAAGTCAAAAATTCAATTACTGTACGCACAATGTTTTCATCCACCAGTGGTCTTCCAAGATTCCCTATAAAATAAGTTAGTTGTTGCTTAATGTTAACATGGTATAACGATCTATTGTATGTAACATTGTGGCTAGGTTTATGAgtactctgtaaaaaaaaaaaaaaagctatctgaaatttctttttcctgaaaatccTTAATAGAAAACCTCATTTCATGGAAGAGTAAAGACACTTTAAGTAGTTAACTGCAATTCTTCAAATCAAAATTGCCCAGCTTCATATGCTATTGCTGCGTAGGAGCTGCTTTGACACCTTTATGGTCGTGATCTTTAAGGCCTTATGAGTTCTGTTGCAGAAGAGAATTATCTTTCGTTCTCAGCTCTCTTCTTTGTGTTCACTGGCCTGAGACTGAAGGGAAAGATCAATTTAGCAAACAAATTCATCAGCTTTGCAAAACAGTTAGGAGTTCTTCATGTAGTTGGACTTTGTTCCCAATAAGCCATTCAAGCAATATAGAAATGATTTGCAGCCCAAAAGCTAGGCCTGGGACTTTACAAAACCTCCAAAAGGTATGTTTTTGCATATGTACCTAAGATAACATACTCCTCTTTGATCTATCTTGACATTTTAAGACACTTTTGTAAATATTCAGCagaatttaacttaaaaaaatatccttcattttcaagtaaaataaaaaaaatcagactaccttatccttttttttttttttttttgcatattcaaACCTCCCTTGAATAGGAACTCTATAATAAACTTCAGcttcaaagaaaactttttatGAGAGAAGAGCATCTAAAGTGATATTCATAACAGAGGCAGTTATATAATTTTCAGGTCCCATTCAGACTAGTTTGGTCGGGTTTACTTGTAATTGTGGAGACGGAGCAGCACTTGGCAAAAGAGTTCCATAATTCTTAAAGATCATATTTCTGTAGAGGAGCTAGTAGTATATCCACCCATAGCAACACGTTCCAATGTGAGCTGCATTGTAAGATTACAAATGCGTTCCTTTCACATTGCTTCTGACTggcaaaatactatttttaccCCAGTGTTTGAGGAATTAGGTTCTccctgtgggttttgttttgtggtttgttttttttttttttcttaaaaatgaagaaaaccccaaaccagccaacaacaacaaaaacaaccccacaccaaaagaaaaaaaacaaaacataaaactgaacaccaccacacacacaaaaccccactaGGTGACTATGTACCATGAGTAAACTGGCAGTCATTCTGAGAAtgtaaaaaacagagaaatgtgtTAGCATTACTATTCTACTTACAGAGTAATTATGTCCATGAAACTGTAATTAAGCacatttcctttatttctgaaCTGATTTAGTGTTAGCTACATTTCCATTGTGCTGGGCGGGTTTAAAATAGCCTTCCAGAGCTCTGGGGCCGGGACTTTGTCTTCCCCCATTAGTGCAGTGATGAATGCAATAGCGCTCAAGTaagtactgctttttttttttgttacagcaaGGAACAGGTCATTCTTTGACAGTCTAAAGATGAGATCCATCCCAGCTCACTTTAGATGTCTGCAGCAGATTTAGTTTCTCTTCAGGAGAGAGAAGTAGATTTTTCTGGAAGTTTCTACATCTTATCCTGAAGTAGGTGTTCCAAATAAATCCTAGAAGTGCCAGCTTCTCTTCATAAAGGGAATCTAGACATATATTGTAGGGGCCCAGCTTTGGATGATGAATCCAGAACAAAGCTGCATACTTTTCACTGCCATTTACTAAATTTTGATCCATGCAATGTCAAAACAATACATCGACTTGATTTCAGTTTTGATCAGGTTCTCAATCTTTTAATGAAGATAATCCATCTTGCTTAAATATAGGAAATATTGTGAGACTTAACAtggaatattttatatatttgtttgATTACAACATAAGGAGTGCCATACAGTTCTGAGGTCTAGTTTCAGCTCTGGTGTATcagaataataaatattataatattaataaataaaatatatttgccaGTTTCTATAGCTTTCCCTACTGAAAGACTGCCTTTTGTGCTCACTTCTTTGCTCGAAAAAAGTTAACTCTTGAGTGTCTAAAATGACACTTGAAATTATTATAgcatatgaaaagaaaaacacaacttgGTTTATTCAAAGTAATATGATCTATTATGCTTTAAAAGCAACATAATCATGGTACTGTTCCCTAGGCACCAAGATGTTTTAAGCTATGACCAAAGAGCACACCAAATGAACAaatttggttttttcttcctttcatttgtttattaGGATTTTTGTTAAGTACAGGAATAGCCTTATATCTAGACAGTTAGCTAACTCTGTAACAGTAAATAAGTTACTAAACATAAAAACCAACTCAATACTGGCTTTCAGAATTTCATTACCTGCTTTAATATCCTCATCAGGCTGTATTTCACGTTTACCAGTGAAACCATGTTTGTCATTGAAAGATCTGTGGTTATCTACTGCATctgataaataaattaaaaatcagaggaGTTAAATGACTTAACAACAACCTTTACtatattgtttgcttttcatggatttcaaagaaaagatcACGATGGACACTTTTGACATACAAAATGACAAAGCAGCAATTAATATGTCACTaaataaaataacctttcttCTGAAATTGTGCTTATGATTTATGTAATCTAGAGACCCAGTCCTGTACTACATACTTGCAGAAACTATTATTTAATTCATaggaagttttaaagaaaatataagttTGTACACTCACATGAAATTTGGGAAGGTTTTGCTactctttcttctatttttagaaaatgttgCCAATGAGCTTGcttaaaagaaaactgcagataGTTTTTGAAGGTTATTCATGTAAACTATCTTACATGCCCCTGGTGCCTCTTCTCTCCCCCTTGCAATGGGCATTTCCTTTATCAGTAAAAGCTGATCAATACGACCTGCAACAAAGGATGATTCCTATTATCCAGTCTTAGATAAATGGCACTTTGACAAGTACATTTCCCCACAGTATCTTTGCCAATTTGGATAGATCTGCTTTGGGGCAAATATACTTCCAGACATTTGCAGAACCAGTTAATACATTTAAGAtgcattaatcttttttttttctttaaggtatCCTTGAAGTTACTTAAAAAGAATTAAGAGAGTCAGTATTTGTCATGTATTACAGAGACTGAAAATATAGAAGCATTGGTAATGAGCGTTTTTACATCAAGAAGAAATAACGGTAAAGGACAGATATTTGAGACAGCTTAGCactgcatttcagttttcttatAATCTACATTTGTGATGCTCCATCTTTGTAAACTAATGTGTTCCTGTATTTTAAACACCTTGTACATTATATATTTTTCACATAGTGAACTGTTAATATTTACAGTCGTGAGTGTGCatcttaatgttttaatttgttttgccaTTTTCAAATAGATTTAATGGTGAAATCTGAAATAACATTGAGAATTGCCAAAATGTCATATTTTGTCACTCTTCCTTTGGCATCTAAGATGCTATAAGATTTTGTAACGCTTCCAGGGGGAGAAGGGAAGTATTTGTCATAGGAAAATTACAGTTCAGAAGCACAAAGAGTGACCAGATGTGCTTCTCTATGTAAAGGCACACACAACTCTGCTTCAGAAAATTACAGTTATTGTCTAAGACAACTCAGTTCTGTAACAGGCGTGTAACAAATATCTAAACAAGTATTTTCCCAAACGAGTTTCTTCAGCTTTGCAGGTCTAGACAAAATTACTGTGTTCAGCAGAGAAGCTAGGAGCATACTCCAGCAAACTGGTTTACAAGAAAAactcttctgtattttgaaataatgaccaaaaaaaaaccaacaagtgCTTGACTTACGTGGCCCAAGTAGGTAACCAGCACTATTCAAagtccagccccttttttcttttgccttaaaggaaaaaatgcaagtatGTTATTGCATGAACTAAGGAACTACACAGTCCTTCCTGAAGGCAAGGCAAACAGCActcaaacattttctttgcagaaagtgTCTTCTGAAGGcttaaaaatcaagaaatattGTAAGAAAAAGATAGAAGTAAATAACACTGAAGCAAATATTAATGGTGAACTCTTGCCTCATGCCCATCTAACTCGATAGTTTTGCTACTGACATCCACACAGCGTGAAGATTTCACACCATGTAAGTGAAACTGCAAATCACACTTTGGAAGCAGAAACTTTGACTTTATACTCCAATTACCACATGATAACCATCTTAAacagcaatgttttcttttaatcgTTTGGATTTGCATGCCTCTTTTCCTTAGAGAAAGAAGCCCATACGTACACCACCTTTTCTGAGTTAGGTGGGACATCCATTCAAGTCTGTTCTATAAACTAGAAAGTCTTTTCCCCCTGCTGTAGTCATATTATTTGTTACAAGGGAGCTAGTATTCAAAAACCACAAATTCTTAACTAAAAACCTGTTTACTGACCAAAATATTTTTGGGGGATGCATCTTGTCCAACCCCTGTACCTAGACATACATCACTGCCAGGTTTACTGTCACTTGCCAGCTGAGACACGAATGCTGCCCAACGGATAGGGCCCCCAACAGTGAAATTCGTACTTACTGAGAAAACCAGTCCAAATGTTTCTGACAGGGTGGCACAAAGGATTAAAGACAGAAACAGGAAACTTGCGCACCTCTGCATCTGGAAAGAAACCGTACTGAGGTAAATGCTCTGAgtttttttgccttccagttACAGATCCCCCTCAGGGCATCCCCGCCGCGGGTGGGAAGTGGGGGTGAACCTTCTTTCCGCGGGGCGGAGTGGCTGTGGCCACCAGTTTGGCACCCAGATTCCcactggggagagaggaggggagttACCTTGAGCCGGGGCGCGACGGCCTCTCGCTGACGGCGTTTCACCCGGTGCTGGCTGCGGTGTCCCTCCCACCTGCCCGCGGCGGGCACTCACTGCATGGCCACGGTGCGCGGCCGCGGATCTGCACGCCCACCCTGCTCTTCCCTCCGCTCTTTATGGGCTGCGGCGCGGCCGCGCAGGAGGGGCgcccggcgggaggggggaggagggagccgcccacccccttccacccccctcctgcctcccctggaTCATTTCTACCTCGCCAAACCCACTGCATTAGGAAGGGCAAAAATTATAGCAATTCAATTAGAGGTATTTGGAAGCACGACGCAGGCTGCAGGGAGATAACAGCCCGGGCAATTACCTCTGATTACGGCGGCCGCGGGCGGGCTGGTGAGCAGCGAGGGGAGCTCTGGTCCGGGCAGCCTGGCCTGCAGCTTCTCACGGGCTTGGGTTGGCGGTGGGCAATAAGGAGGAGTAAAGTGAATGCAGATGACTCTTCAGAGGCTCGGGTATGGAAGCAGGGCTGAACACAAACGTCCGCGTGTGATGCTGGCTAACGGGATTCACAGCGTTCGGGCTTTGCGTTTGGGAATATTGAGGATTTCACACACCACAGCTCCACTTGTGGTCCCTGGAGCTCCCTGTGGTCCAGACCACTTGTGGTCCCTTAAAATCCCTTTAACTCATGCCCTTTGCTCTAGCATCGGAGCAAAAAGAGCCAAGGCAAAGCTCTTATCATACTTCCTTGCTGCTTTGTATCTGAGatagcactttttcttttttttttttttaggttatatGTGAAAGTCTAGGGATGTAGCTCTCCCCAGTGACTATTAATTTACCACCAGTGAAGTTTCACCAGTTTACTTATCTTAGTTGCAGTTACAGCTGGCATCAGGATGCGCAAAATTGAATTGCAAGGCAGAGATTCCGAGGTtagttcccttttttcccctgccagatTGTACTTTCTCTGCAACAGATGAGTTTATCCACTGCAAGTCCCTCAAATTCATCTTTCAGTTAGAAAAACATCACAGATGTTGCACAGAGTGAGACTTCCAGCTCCTTTTTCTGAAGCCGCTGAAGATTCTCTGCAAATTTTTACACGGTGTACGTGTGAACTTGAATGTGGAGCCGAGACAGCTATTGAACAATGCAATACAGCCATCGTTCACcagtttaaaagcaaacaatttttttacttcagtgtaGCATAAATAATCCAGGCTAGAAGCAGAAGCTGTGTCTTGTAGTCCTGTTTCCTACGCTCTTTTGTCAGGAGCAGTAGAGTTAAAATAGTCTAGCCATGTCATTGGATCGCTGATCTAAAACTGCTTGAATAAAGTTTATTTTG
Encoded here:
- the GAL gene encoding galanin peptides isoform X1 — encoded protein: MQRCASFLFLSLILCATLSETFGLVFSAKEKRGWTLNSAGYLLGPHAVDNHRSFNDKHGFTGKREIQPDEDIKAGNLGRPLVDENIVRTVIEFLTYLHLKEVGALDKLPSPEETNQS
- the GAL gene encoding galanin peptides isoform X2, which translates into the protein MQRCASFLFLSLILCATLSETFGLVFSAKEKRGWTLNSAGYLLGPRRIDQLLLIKEMPIARGREEAPGAYAVDNHRSFNDKHGFTGKREIQPDEDIKAGNLGRPLVDENIVRTVIEFLTYLHLKEVGALDKLPSPEETNQS